The Candidatus Latescibacterota bacterium genome contains a region encoding:
- a CDS encoding response regulator, whose amino-acid sequence MSADESRRILVVDDETDILEMMQSLLEIEGFQVLTAENGADAVAALGQQPDLVLLDIMMPDMDGHEVLQAIRAEAATRSLPVLMVTARNDVVDIGKALDAGVNGFVVKPFDTENLLRTVRSTLEQRPIDFYTNYEAVEGVTSRQGTGYQQGDRIIFLDLEEADPSADRILEALGKEGVYLMSILQFDSARGTRQSSVLVTAENGMAFGAFLNALRASGSVSITACQIYKDALDLPQDLITGDQEYTLE is encoded by the coding sequence ATGAGCGCAGACGAATCCCGCCGCATCCTGGTCGTCGACGACGAGACCGACATCCTGGAAATGATGCAGAGCCTCCTGGAGATCGAGGGCTTCCAGGTGCTCACCGCGGAGAACGGCGCCGACGCCGTCGCCGCCCTCGGCCAGCAGCCCGACCTGGTGCTGCTGGACATCATGATGCCCGACATGGACGGCCACGAGGTCCTGCAGGCGATCCGCGCCGAGGCCGCCACCCGCTCGCTGCCCGTGCTCATGGTCACGGCCCGCAACGACGTGGTGGACATCGGCAAGGCCCTGGACGCGGGCGTGAACGGCTTCGTCGTGAAGCCCTTCGACACCGAGAACCTGCTCCGCACCGTGCGCAGCACACTGGAGCAGCGGCCGATCGACTTCTACACGAACTACGAGGCCGTGGAGGGCGTCACCTCGCGGCAGGGGACCGGCTACCAGCAGGGCGACCGGATCATCTTCCTCGACCTGGAGGAGGCCGACCCCAGCGCGGACCGCATCCTGGAGGCGCTGGGCAAGGAGGGCGTCTACCTGATGAGCATCCTCCAGTTCGACTCGGCGCGCGGCACGCGGCAGAGCTCGGTGCTGGTGACGGCGGAGAACGGCATGGCCTTCGGCGCCTTCCTGAACGCGCTGCGGGCCAGCGGGAGCGTGAGCATCACGGCCTGCCAGATCTACAAGGACGCGCTGGACCTGCCCCAGGACCTGATCACCGGCGACCAGGAGTACACGCTGGAGTAG
- a CDS encoding HAMP domain-containing histidine kinase encodes MAWKRTVGEFVRAMVKRRSYDPRRNLYLLFGFCWGLPIPLFSLYLGFSLAGEKPSLGGIPGLLAAQPWQGAFLLHPLLFAAVFGVLGTVYAIKEEQVARLLRDLRGKVRELNVANRELQELDRMKDEFLSNVTHELKTPLVTIQGYSEMLDAGRLGELSEKQRKALSVMKRNQERLQELIRQLLRYGKMEERSAQVFIGEISVLKLFKYLEQSFQPVMEAKGVEFLVLPPAEDVHVAGQEDLIEQAMRNLIGNARKFTDSGGRVAVTVDTSAAPEQLGLVVEDSGCGIAEDALPFIFERFRQGDGSIRRKYGGTGLGLAIVKKIVDAHRADIRVESKVGEGSRFTIVLPVVTRDQDLLRPSPRRQ; translated from the coding sequence ATGGCCTGGAAGCGCACGGTCGGGGAATTCGTCAGGGCGATGGTCAAGCGGCGCAGCTATGACCCGCGCCGCAACCTGTACCTGCTCTTCGGCTTCTGCTGGGGCCTGCCGATCCCGCTCTTCTCCCTCTACCTCGGCTTCTCCCTCGCGGGGGAGAAGCCGAGCCTGGGGGGCATCCCCGGTCTGCTGGCCGCCCAGCCCTGGCAGGGCGCCTTCCTGCTGCACCCGCTGCTCTTCGCCGCGGTCTTCGGCGTGCTGGGCACGGTCTACGCCATCAAGGAAGAACAGGTGGCCCGGCTGCTGCGGGACCTGCGCGGCAAGGTGCGCGAGCTCAACGTCGCCAACCGCGAACTGCAGGAGCTCGACCGCATGAAGGACGAGTTCCTCAGCAACGTCACCCACGAGCTCAAGACGCCCCTCGTCACGATCCAGGGCTACAGCGAGATGCTCGACGCCGGCCGCCTCGGCGAGCTCAGCGAGAAGCAGCGCAAGGCGCTGTCCGTGATGAAGCGCAACCAGGAGCGGCTCCAGGAGCTGATCCGGCAGCTGTTGCGCTACGGCAAGATGGAGGAGCGCAGCGCGCAGGTCTTCATCGGCGAGATCAGCGTGCTCAAGCTGTTCAAGTACCTCGAGCAGAGCTTCCAGCCCGTGATGGAGGCGAAGGGGGTGGAGTTCCTGGTGCTGCCGCCGGCGGAGGACGTCCACGTGGCGGGGCAGGAGGACCTCATCGAGCAGGCCATGCGCAACCTCATCGGCAACGCGCGGAAGTTCACCGACAGCGGGGGCCGCGTGGCGGTGACCGTGGACACCTCGGCGGCGCCAGAGCAGCTCGGCCTCGTGGTCGAGGACAGCGGTTGCGGCATCGCGGAGGATGCTCTACCTTTTATCTTTGAACGATTCAGGCAGGGCGACGGGTCCATCCGGCGCAAGTACGGGGGCACCGGCCTGGGCCTGGCCATCGTGAAGAAGATCGTCGACGCGCACCGCGCCGACATCCGGGTGGAGAGCAAGGTTGGGGAGGGTTCACGCTTCACCATCGTGCTGCCGGTGGTGACCCGGGATCAGGACCTTCTCCGGCCATCGCCGAGGAGGCAGTAG